From the Astatotilapia calliptera chromosome 6, fAstCal1.2, whole genome shotgun sequence genome, one window contains:
- the htt gene encoding huntingtin isoform X1, which produces MATMEKLMKAFESLKSFQQQQGPPTAEELAQRQKKEQAATKKDRVTHCLTICENIVAQSLRTSPEFQKLLGIAMEMFLLCSDDSESDVRMVADECLNKIIKALMDSNLPRLQLELYKEIKKNGASRSLRAALWRFAELAHLIRPQKCRPYLVNLLPCLTRITKRQEETVQETLATAMPKIMSALGHFANDGEIKVLLKAFVANLKSSSPTIRRTAASSAVSICQHSRRTSYFYTWLLNVLLGLLVPVDDEHPSHLILGVLLTLRYLMPLLQQHVNSTSLKGSFGVMRKEADVQPTPEQLLQVYELTLHYTQHWDHNVVTAALELLQQVFRTPPPELLHMLITAGSIPHATVFRQDTENRSRSGSILEFIAGGGSSCSPLLLRKQRGKMLSGEEDGLEDDPERTEVTTGAFTASVVGADGSSAAQVDIITEQPRSSQHALQPGDSVDLSASSEQGGGGGGTSTSGTPESPNDNEEEMLSRSSSGGANVTPETADYTTPENATPEGGPLGESGTLLGTNDRSLPPSDSSQTTTEGPDSAVTPSDVAELVLDGSESQYSGMQIGTLQDEEDEGTAPSSQEEPQEPFLQSALALSKPHLFDGRGHNRQGSDSSVDRFIPKDEPAEPEPDNKPSRIKGPIGHYTDHSAEPLVHCVRLLAASFLLTGQKNGLIPDKEVRVSVKALALSCVGAAAALHPEAFFNSLYLEPLDGVPVVEQQYISDVLGLIDHGDPQIRGATAILCAAIIQAALTKTRFNIHTWLASVQSATGNPLSLVDLVPLLQKTLKDESSVTCKMACSAVRHCITTICSSTLSEIGLQLVIDLFALKDCGYWLVRTELLETLAELDFRLVNFLERKTETLHKGDHHYTGRLRLQDRVLNDVVIHLLGDDDPRVRHVAASVVRRLVSRLFYDCDQGQVDPVVAIARDQSSVYLQLLMHETQPPSQFTVSTITRTYRGYNMSNTISDVTLENNLSRVVAAVSHALTSSTSRALTFGCCEALCLLASNFPVGNWSTGWHCGYVSSNSNFSSRSSLNRSRGRTLSLSQPSSAPASSTTSSAPDAERRTLTVGIANTVLSLLSSAWFPLDLSAHQDALLLSGNLIAAVAPKCMRNPWVGEEEGSSGTSSGGPSKLEEPWAALSERSLVVMVEQLFSHLLKVLNICAHVLDDTPPGPAMKATLPSLSNTPSLSPIRRKGKEKEVADPSATPMSPKKGSEANTAGRPTDSTGSTTVNKSTTFGNFYHLPPYLKLHDVLKATHANYKVTLDLHSSQEKFGSFLRATLDVLSQLLELATLHDIGKCVEEILGYLKSCFSREPTMATVCVQQLLKTLFGNNLASQYEGVLSGPSRSQGKALRLGSSSLRPGLYHYCFMAPYTHFTQALADASLRNMVQAEQDQDTSGWFDVMQKASNQLRSSITNAARHRGDKNAIHNHIRLFEPLVIKALKQYTTSTSVALQRQVLDLLAQLVQLRVNYCLLDSDQVFIGFVLKQFEYIEVGQFRDSEAIIPNIFFFLVLLSYERYHSKQIISIPKIIQLCDGIMASGRKAVTHAIPALQPIVHDLFVLRGSNKADAGKELDTQKEVVVSMLLRLVQYHQVLEMFILVLQQCHKENEDKWKRLSRQIADVILPMIAKQQMHLDSPEALGVLNTLFETVAPSSLRPVDMLLKSMFTIPATMASVATVQLWVSGILAVLRVLVSQSTEDIVLSRVHELALSPNLLSCHAIRRLHQHSPSPNDPPAADTIYKQETNGETQKAPPEETFARFLLQLVGVLLDDISTRQVKVEITEQQHTFYCQQLGTLLMCLIHVFKSGMFRRITAAASRLLKGENGQTVTEANLFYPLEGLNSMVQCLITTHPSLVLLWCQVLLIINYTNYSWWAEVHQTPRRHSLSSTKLLSPHSSGEGEEDKPESQLAMVNREIVRRGAVILFCDYVCQNLHDSEHLTWLIVNHVRDLISLSHEPPVQDFISAVHRNSAASGLFIQAIQSRCDNLTTPTMLKKTLQCLEGIHLSQSGSLLMLYVDKLLNTPFRVLARMVDTLACRRVEMLLAETLQNSIAQLPVEELDRIQEYLQNSGLAQRHQRFYSLLDRFRATVVDTSSPTPPVTSHPLDGDPPPAPELVIADKEWYVALVKSQCCLRGDVSLLETTELLTKLPPADLFSVMSCKEFNLSLLCPCLSMGMQRLARGQGSLLLETALQVTLEQLAGVTGSLPAPHQSFLPPSQPQPYWDQLGDVYDEPGFYPRVLSLCRALSQYLLSVSQLPSSLHIPSDKEHLITTFTCTATEVVVWRLLQDRLPLSVDLQWALSCLCLALQQPCVWNKLSTPEYTTHTCSLIYCLRLIIVAVAVSPGDQLLHQEKKMAKGEKDDGDQVDAAHADHMCEWQACEIMAELVEGLPSILSLGHRRNSILPTFLTPTLRNIVISLSRLPLVNSYTRVPPLVWKLGWSPQPGGEFGTTLPEIPVDFLQEKDVFREFLYRINTLGWSSRTQFEETWATLLGVLVTQPITKDQEEDPQQEEDLERTQLNVLAVQAITSLVLSAMTLPTPGNPAVSCLEQQPRNKSLKALETRFGRKLAVIRGEVEREIQALVSKRDNVHTYHPYHAWDPVPSLSAASAAGTLISHEKLLLQINTEREMGNMEYKLGQVSIHSVWLGNNITPLREEEWGEDEEDEADTPAPTSPPLSPINSRKHRAGVDIHSCSQFLLELYSQWLIPSSPSNRRTPTILVSEVVRSLLAVSDLFTERNQFDMMFSTLMELQKHHPPEDEILNQYLVPAICKAAAVLGMDKVIAEPVCRLLETTLRSTHLPSRMGALHGVLYVLECDLLDDTAKQLIPTVSEYLLSNLKAVAHCVNLHNQQHVLVMCAVAFYMMENYPLDVGAEFMAGIIQLCGVMVSASEDSTPSIIYHCVLRGLERLLLSEQLSRMDGEALVKLSVDRVNMPSPHRAMAALGLMLTCMYTAVLTSGSDVTGVRGQVDSAVSEAVGVTAGHVGFSSGKEKASPASRPAHSDPQAPDSESIIVAMERVSVLFDRIRKGLPSEARVVSRILPQFLDDFFPPQDVMNKVIGEFLSNQQPYPQFMATVVYKVFQTLHATGQSSMVRDWVLLSLSNFTQRTPVAMAMWSLSCFFVSASTSQWISALLPHVISRMGSSEVVDVNLFCLVAMDFYRHQIDEELDRRAFQSVFETVASPGSPYYQLLGCLQSVHQDTSL; this is translated from the exons atggccaccatggagAAATTGATGAAGGCCTTTGAGTCTCTGAAGTcattccagcagcagcagggaccACCGACCGCCGAGGAGCTCGCTCAGAGGCA AAAAAAGGAGCAAGCTGCCACAAAGAAGGACAGGGTGACCCACTGTCTGACAATATGTGAAAACATTGTGGCTCAGTCACTGAG AACATCTCCAgagtttcagaaactgcttgGCATTGCCATGGAGATGTTCCTGCTCTGCAGTGATGACAGTGAATCAGATGTTCGGATGGTAGCCGATGAGTGCctgaacaaaataatcaaa GCACTGATGGACTCCAACTTGCCTAGACTGCAGCTGGAATTgtacaaagaaattaaaaag AATGGTGCCTCTCGGAGTCTGAGGGCAGCTTTATGGAGGTTTGCTGAGCTTGCCCACCTCATCAGACCGCAGAAATGCAG ACCTTACCTGGTCAACCTGTTGCCGTGCCTCACCAGAATCACAAAGCGGCAGGAAGAGACTGTGCAGGAGACACTTGCTACAGCAATGCCCAAGATCATGTCTGCCCTGGGACACTTTGCCAATGATGGTGAAATCAAG GTGCTGCTGAAGGCATTTGTGGCTAATCTGAAGTCCAGCTCCCCGACCATTAGACGGACAGCAGCCAGTTCAGCTGTTAGTATTTGCCAGCACTCCAGACGCACCAGCTACTTCTACACCTGGCTCCTTAATGTGCTTCTGG GTCTGTTGGTTCCGGTGGATGATGAACACCCCAGCCATCTAATACTGGGGGTGCTGCTAACCCTTCGTTACCTGATGCCTCTGCTGCAGCAGCATGTCAACTCCACTAGTCTTAAAGGAAGCTTTGGTGTCATGAGAAAGGAAGCTGATGTACAGCCAACACCCGAACAACTGCTGCAG GTGTATGAGCTAACCCTACACTACACACAGCACTGGGATCACAATGtggtcacagctgctctggagctgctgcagcaggTCTTCAGGACTCCCCCACCAGAGCTTCTGCATATGCTCATTACTGCTGGTAGCATCCCACATGCCACCGTTTTTCGTCAGGACACTGAGAACCGCTCACGTTCTGGCAGCATCCTTGAATTCATTG CGGGGGGAGGGTCTTCCTGCAGTCCACTCCTTCTCAGGAAACAGAGAG GTAAAATGCTCTCTGGAGAGGAGGATGGGTTGGAGGATGACCCTGAGAGGACTGAGGTCACAACTGGTGCTTTCACAG CATCAGTTGTTGGTGCAGACGGCTCTTCTGCAGCCCAGGTGGACATCATCACTGAACAGCCTCGGTCTTCCCAGCATGCTCTGCAGCCTGGTGATTCTGTGGACCTCAGTGCCTCCTCAGAACAGGGTGGTGGCGGAGGTGGGACATCTACATCAGGCACTCCAGAGTCACCCAATGACAACGAGGAGGAAATGCTGAGTCGGAGCTCCAGTGGTGGGGCAAATGTTACCCCAGAGACTGCTGACTACACCACCCCAGAGAATGCGACTCCAGAGGGAGGGCCTCTAGGAGAAAGTGGGACACTGCTAGGCACTAATGATCGCTCACTTCCACCCAGCGACTCCTCCCAAACCACCACAGAGGGACCGGACTCAGCTGTCACCCCTTCGGATGTAGCAGAACTG GTTCTGGATGGCAGTGAGAGTCAGTACTCTGGAATGCAGATTGGAACACTACAGGATGAAGAAGATGAAGGAACAGCACCTTCTTCCCAAGAAGAACCCCAAGAACCATTCCTGCAGTCAGCACTTG CTCTTAGCAAGCCTCATCTCTTCGACGGCCGCGGTCACAACCGGCAGGGTTCAGACAGCAGTGTGGACCGTTTCATACCAAAGGATGAACCTGCTGAACCCGAGCCCGATAATAAG CCATCACGCATAAAAGGTCCAATTGGGCACTATACAGACCACAGTGCGGAGCCACTAGTGCACTGTGTCCGGCTTCTTGCTGCTTCCTTCCTACTAACAGGACAAAAAAATG GCTTGATTCCTGACAAAGAGGTGCGAGTAAGTGTGAAAGCCTTGGctctcagctgtgttggagcagCGGCAGCGCTGCATCCCGAAGCCTTCTTTAACTCCCTCTATTTGGAGCCGCTGGACGGCGTTCCAGTTGTAG AGCAACAATATATTAGTGATGTCCTGGGCCTCATTGACCATGGAGACCCCCAGATTAGAGGAGCTACAGCTATCCTATGTGCAGCCATCATACAGGCTGCGCTCACCAAAACACGTTTCAACATACACACTTGGCTGGCCAGTGTGCAGAGTGCAACAG GTAACCCACTGTCCCTGGTGGACTTGGTGCCTTTGCTTCAGAAGACTTTGAAAGATGAATCCTCTGTCACCTGCAAGATGGCTTGCTCTGCAGTGAGG cACTGCATCACGACTATTTGCAGCAGTACCCTGAGTGAGATTGGCCTGCAGTTGGTGATTGACCTCTTTGCGCTGAAGGACTGCGGCTATTGGCTTGTTCGCACTGAGCTCTTGGAAACTCTGGCAGAATTAGACTTCCG ATTAGTTAATTTTTTGGAGAGGAAAACTGAGACTTTACATAAAGGAGATCATCACTACACTGGG CGTCTGCGGCTGCAAGATAGAGTCCTGAATGATGTGGTCATACATCTGTTGGGAGATGACGATCCAAGAGTACGGCACGTGGCTGCCTCTGTGGTCAGAAG ACTAGTTTCCAGGTTGTTCTATGACTGTGACCAGGGCCAGGTTGACCCAGTGGTAGCAATCGCCCGAGACCAGAGTTCAGTCTATCTGCAGCTGCTTATGCATGAGACACAACCCCCATCCCAGTTCACAGTTAGCACAATCACAAG GACATACCGAGGCTACAACATGTCCAACACTATCTCTGATGTCACGTTGGAGAACAACTTGTCCAGAGTAGTTGCTGCCGTCTCGCATGCTTTGACCTCGTCTACCTCCAGAGCTCTAACT TTTGGCTGCTGTGAGGCTTTGTGCCTTCTAGCTTCAAATTTTCCAGTGGGCAATTGGAGCACAGGCTGGCACTGTGGCTACGTTAGCTCCAATAGCAACTTTTCATCCCGTTCTAGTCTTAACCGCAGTAGGGGCAGAACCCTCAG TTTATCACAGCCTAGCAGTGCTCCAGCCTCTTCAACCACCTCATCTGCACCAGATGCAGAGCGGAGGACTCTGACTGTAGGAATTGCCAACACAGTGCTCTCCTTATTGTCTTCTGCCTGGTTTCCACTGGATCTCTCTGCGCATCAGGATGCACTGTTACTTTCTGGAAACCTCATAGCTG CTGTGGCTCCTAAATGTATGCGCAATCCCTGGGTTGGGGAGGAAGAAGGCAGCAGTGGGACCAGTAGTGGAGGCCCAAGTAAGTTGGAGGAACCCTGGGCCGCGCTATCAGAACGCTCCCTGGTGGTCATGGTGGAGCAACTCTTTTCCCATCTGCTGAAGGTCCTCAACATCTGTGCCCATGTGTTGGATGATACACCACCAGGACCAGCAATGAAG GCCACTCTCCCCTCCCTGAGCAACACCCCCTCCCTCAGTCCCATTCGTAGGAAAGGCAAGGAGAAGGAGGTTGCCGACCCCAGTGCCACCCCTATGAGCCCAAAGAAAGGCAGTGAGGCCAACACAG CAGGTAGGCCAACAGACAGTACAGGCTCAACAACTGTAAACAAATCGACCACCTTTGGCAACTTCTACCACCTGCCTCCCTACCTCAAGCTCCATGATGTGCTCAAAGCTACGCATGCCAACTATAAG GTTACGTTGGACCTTCACAGTAGCCAAGAAAAGTTTGGAAGTTTCCTGCGCGCTACATTAGATGTTCTTTCTCAGCTGCTGGAGTTAGCCACACTTCATGACATCGGGAAG tgtgTGGAGGAAATTTTGGGCTACCTCAAGTCCTGCTTCTCCAGAGAACCAACCATGGCCACAGTTTGTGTGCAACAG CTGTTGAAGACACTATTTGGGAACAACCTGGCCTCCCAGTATGAGGGCGTGTTGAGTGGACCCAGTCGGTCCCAGGGCAAAGCTCTACGTCTTGGCTCTTCCAGCTTGCGGCCAGGACTCTACCACTACTGCTTCATGGCTCCATACACTCACTTCACCCAGGCTCTTGCTGATGCAAGCCTCCGTAACATGGTGCAGGCTGAACAGGATCAGGATACCTCTGG aTGGTTTGATGTAATGCAAAAAGCATCCAATCAACTGAGATCCAGCATCACAAATGCAGCGCGTCACAGAGGAGACAAG AATGCCATTCATAACCACATTCGACTGTTTGAGCCGTTGGTGATCAAAGCTTTGAAGCAGTATACCACCAGCACATCTGTGGCGCTGCAAAGACAAGTACTGGACCTGCTTGCTCAGCTTGTGCAGCTCAGAGTCAACTACTGCCTGCTAGACTCAGACCAG GTGTTCATTGGCTTTGTCCTGAAACAGTTTGAGTACATTGAAGTGGGGCAGTTCAG AGATTCAGAGGCCATCATTCCCAACATCTTTTTCTTCCTGGTGCTGCTGTCTTATGAACGCTACCACTCCAAGCAGATTATCAGCATTCCCAAGATCATCCAGCTGTGTGATGGCATTATGGCAAGTGGCAGAAAAGCTGTCACACATG CCATCCCAGCCTTGCAGCCTATAGTTCACGATCTGTTTGTCTTGAGGGGCTCAAACAAAGCTGATGCAGGCAAGGAGCTGGATACACAGAAAGAAGTTGTGGTCTCCATGCTGCTAAGACTTGTGCAGTACCATCAG GTGTTGGAGATGTTCATTCTTGTACTGCAGCAGTGTCACAAAGAGAATGAAGACAAGTGGAAGAGATTATCCAGACAGATTGCAGACGTCATACTTCCCATGATTGCCAAGCAGCAG ATGCATCTGGACTCTCCAGAGGCATTAGGAGTATTAAACACTCTGTTTGAGACGGTGGCACCCTCCTCTCTCAGACCTGTTGACATGCTGCTCAAGAGTATGTTCACCATCCCAGCCACCATG GCATCTGTAGCTACAGTCCAGCTGTGGGTATCTGGTATCCTGGCAGTGCTTAGGGTACTGGTCTCGCAGTCCACTGAAGACATTGTGCTTTCCCGTGTCCATGAGCTGGCACTCTCTCCAAATCTCCTCTCTTGCCACGCTATCCGCCGCCTGCATCAGCATAGCCCCTCCCCAAACGACCCGCCTGCTGCTGACACAATCTACAAACAGGAAACTAATGGTGAAACGCAAAAGGCTCCACCTGAGGAAACATTTGCCAG ATTCCTTCTCCAGCTTGTAGGTGTGTTGTTGGATGACATTTCAACCAGGCAGGTTAAAGTAGAGATCACTGAGCAGCAGCACACCTTCTACTGCCAGCAGCTGGGCACGCTGCTCATGTGTCTCATACATGTCTTCAAAAGTG GAATGTTTCGCAGGATCACAGCTGCAGCCAGCCGTCTCCTGAAGGGTGAGAATGGACAGACAGTCACAGAGGCCAACCTCTTCTACCCCTTAGAAGGTCTTAACAGCATGGTACAGTGCCTCATCACCACCCACCCATCCCTTGTGCTCCTCTGGTGCCAAGTTCTTCTCATCATTAACTACACCAACTACTCTTGGTGGGCTGAGGTTCATCAGACACCCAG aCGACACAGTCTCTCATCCACAAAGCTGCTGAGCCCTCATTCCTCAGGGGAAGGTGAAGAGGACAAGCCTGAGTCCCAGTTAGCAATGGTTAACAGAGAGATTGTACGCAGGGGAGCTGTAATCCTCTTCTGTGACTATGTG TGTCAGAATCTCCATGACTCGGAGCATCTCACCTGGCTGATTGTCAATCATGTTCGTGACCTCATCAGCCTTTCCCATGAGCCGCCAGTGCAGGACTTCATAAGTGCTGTCCACCGCAACTCTGCTGCCAGTGGCCTCTTCATCCAGGCCATCCAATCCCGCTGTGACAACCTCACTACT CCTACCATGTTGAAAAAGACCTTGCAGTGTTTGGAAGGCATCCACCTTAGTCAGTCTGGATCTCTACTGATGCTATATGTTGACAAGCTTCTTAATACACCCTTTCGCGTTTTGGCTCGCATGGTGGACACACTGGCGTGTCGCAGGGTAGAGATGTTGCTGGCTGAGACCTTACAG AACAGCATAGCACAGCTTCCTGTGGAGGAACTGGATAGGATCCAAGAATATCTCCAGAACAGTGGTTTAGCTCAGAG ACATCAGAGGTTCTACTCCCTGCTGGACAGGTTCAGAGCCACTGTTGTTGACACAAGCAGTCCCACTCCTCCAGTGACATCACATCCCTTGGACGGGGATCCTCCGCCCGCTCCTGAGTTGGTCATTGCAGACAAG gaGTGGTATGTGGCTCTGGTGAAGTCTCAGTGCTGTCTCCGTGGAGATGTTTCCCTGTTGGAGACGACAGAACTTCTTACCAAACTACCTCCTGCTGATCTCTTCAGTGTCATGAGCTGCAAG gagTTCAATCTAAGCCTTCTCTGTCCATGCTTGAGTATGGGAATGCAGCGGTTAGCACGCGGTCAGGGGTCACTTTTGTTGGAGACAGCGCTGCAGGTGACCCTCGAACAACTAGCAGGGGTCACCGGGTCACTTCCTGCACCTCACCAGTCTTTTCTGCCACCGTCCCAACCCCAGCCCTACTGGGACCAGCTGGGTGATGTGTATG ATGAACCAGGGTTCTACCCCAGAGTTTTGTCACTCTGTAGAGCACTATCTCAATACCTGCTAAGTGTGAGCCAGCTCCCTTCTTCACTACATATTCCCTCAGACAAGGAGCACCTCATCACCACCTTCACCTGCACTGCCACTGAG GTTGTAGTGTGGCGTCTGCTCCAGGACCGGCTGCCCCTGAGCGTGGACTTGCAGTGGGCACTTTCTTGCCTGTGTCTGGCGTTGCAGCAGCCCTGCGTCTGGAACAAGCTCTCCACCCCAGAGTACACCACCCATACCTGCTCCCTCATTTACTGCCTTCGCCTTATTATTGTTGCAG TGGCTGTGAGTCCTGGTGACCAGTTGCTGCATCAAGAGAAGAAAATggcaaaaggagaaaaagatgaTGGAGACCAAGTGGATGCAGCACATGCTGACC ACATGTGTGAGTGGCAAGCATGTGAGATCATGGCTGAGCTGGTGGAGGGTCTGCCGAGCATCCTTTCGCTTGGTCATCGTAGAAACTCCATTTTACCCACTTTTCTCACACCAACATTGCGCAACATTGTTATCAGTCTGTCTCGGCTTCCTCTGGTCAACAGCTACACCAGAGTACCTCCACTG GTTTGGAAACTGGGCTGGTCCCCTCAGCCAGGAGGAGAGTTCGGCACAACGCTGCCTGAGATCCCTGTGGACTTCCTTCAGGAAAAGGATGTCTTCAGAGAGTTTCTTTACCGTATCAATACGTTGG GCTGGAGCAGCAGGACTCAATTTGAGGAGACCTGGGCTACTCTACTAGGGGTGCTGGTCACCCAACCCATCACTAAAGACCAGGAGGAGGACCCGCAACAGGAG GAGGACTTGGAGCGTACCCAGTTGAATGTGTTAGCAGTGCAAGCCATCACCAGCCTGGTGCTGAGTGCCATGACCCTTCCCACTCCTGGCAACCCAGCAGTTAGCTGTCTGGAACAGCAGCCTCGCAACAAGAGCCTAAAAGCCCTGGAAACACG GTTTGGAAGGAAACTTGCAGTGATTAGAGGTGAGGTGGAGAGAGAGATTCAAGCGCTTGTGTCAAAAAGGGACAACGTCCATACATACCACCCATACCATGCCTGGGATCCTGTGCCCTCACTATCAGCAGCTTCTGCAG CAGGTACGCTGATCAGCCATGAGAAACTGCTCCTTCAGATcaacacagagagggagatgggcAACATGGAATACAAACTGGGGCAG GTCTCCATCCATTCAGTGTGGTTGGGTAACAACATCACGCCTCTCAGGGAGGAAGAGTGGGGTGAGGATGAAGAAGATGAGGCAGACACTCCGGCGCCCACCTCCCCACCTTTATCTCCTATAAACTCTAG AAAACACCGTGCAGGCGTGGATATTCATTCATGTTCTCAGTTTCTCCTGGAGCTCTACAGCCAGTGGCTGATCCCCAGCTCTCCAAGTAACAGGAGAACCCCAACCATCCTCGTCAGTGAAGTGGTCCGATCG CTGCTGGCAGTGTCAGATCTGTTCACAGAAAGGAATCAGTTTGATATGATGTTCTCCACCCTGATGGAGCTGCAGAAGCACCATCCACCCGAGGATGAGATCTTGAATCAGTACCTTGTGCCGGCCATCTGCAAGGCAGCAGCTGTTTTGGGCATG GACAAGGTAATAGCCGAGCCCGTGTGTCGCCTTTTGGAGACGACCCTGCGCAGCACTCACCTTCCCAGCCGCATGGGAGCCCTGCATGGGGTGCTCTATGTGTTGGAATGTGACCTTCTGGATGACACAGCTAAACAGCTCATCCCCACTGTCTCTGAGTACCTTCTATCGAACCTCAAGGCTGTTGCTCA CTGTGTGAACCTGCATAACCAGCAGCATGTGTTGGTGATGTGTGCAGTGGCTTTCTACATGATGGAGAACTATCCTTTAGATGTGGGAGCTGAATTTATGGCTGGAATAATACag TTATGTGGCGTGATGGTGTCAGCCAGCGAGGACTCCACTCCCTCCATCATCTATCACTGCGTGCTTCGTGGTCTTGAGCGCCTCCTTCTGTCAGAGCAGTTGTCACGGATGGACGGTGAAGCGCTGGTCAAACTCAGCGTGGATAGAGTCAACATGCCATCTCCACACAGAGCCATGGCTGCTCTGGGCCTCATGCTTACCTGCATGTATACTG